Proteins encoded by one window of Chondromyces crocatus:
- a CDS encoding ABC transporter substrate-binding protein, with translation MFLGLGLGAAAIACGGSGKEGELPSPILSVSIPAQTELRQLLLRFAGATRRERAGLEGELKALRARYPSDELARVIDAHLAWIALDTDDIPRAETLSARVRSGPPGVTRDLAQVIQGAASRRRGRPAEAYTTLRPLVGKIIDDYVSRMLNWEVVNAATEAGRWEAAIDLADVWLHEAGEGERTNVSNRIAALLPRIPAEELERALRKRQAEQQEDLAESQRLLRAALAERLAAVALEKRDVRLAKELLQSSGPLLGAMGDRIAQLAGGATIARVGAPTVGLLLSVRTAEARRRGAQMAAGVSFGLGLLRSTGAPKPQTQPAQLVSRDDGALDEADRTDEALTALVGEGAAVLVTGVDRGQATAAASFARTHEIPVLLLHPPDPGAVVGPFVFVVGEEPGRVSEGLTAALGARGARPIALVDEASNLGSAARPSGVTVALSCDGSMEERTFRMASVRGLALNGDVGCAERALQATNGLRLEVAFGLEAAYAATPHAIHAVAGQFPFDADADALIEWSRVQTGVPGWWAALGRDAALLAQAGVLGLPNRETEDPGEVKARRRSVRDRLAEAKASLWTTAAPGFGGAQRLSRELQTRETTGTQR, from the coding sequence GTGTTCCTGGGTCTGGGCCTCGGTGCGGCCGCGATCGCCTGTGGTGGCTCCGGCAAGGAGGGAGAACTCCCTTCCCCCATCCTGAGCGTGTCGATCCCGGCCCAGACCGAACTGCGTCAGCTCTTGCTGCGCTTCGCAGGCGCAACGCGACGCGAGCGCGCCGGGCTGGAGGGTGAACTCAAAGCCCTGCGCGCGCGGTATCCAAGCGACGAACTGGCGCGCGTGATCGACGCCCACCTCGCCTGGATCGCCCTCGACACCGACGACATCCCGCGCGCCGAGACCCTCTCCGCGCGGGTGCGCAGCGGCCCCCCTGGCGTGACCCGCGACCTGGCGCAGGTGATCCAGGGAGCCGCGAGCCGGCGCCGCGGCCGACCGGCAGAGGCCTACACGACGCTGCGGCCACTCGTCGGAAAGATCATCGATGACTACGTGAGCCGGATGCTCAACTGGGAGGTCGTGAACGCGGCCACCGAAGCGGGGCGCTGGGAAGCCGCGATCGATCTCGCCGACGTCTGGCTGCACGAGGCAGGCGAGGGCGAACGCACGAACGTGAGCAACCGCATCGCGGCCCTCCTCCCGCGCATCCCCGCCGAGGAGCTGGAGCGCGCGCTGCGCAAGCGTCAGGCCGAGCAGCAGGAAGATCTGGCAGAATCACAGCGGCTCTTGCGCGCAGCGCTCGCAGAGCGCCTGGCGGCGGTGGCACTCGAGAAGCGGGACGTACGCCTCGCGAAGGAACTGCTGCAATCCTCCGGCCCCTTGCTCGGCGCGATGGGGGATCGCATCGCCCAGCTCGCCGGTGGCGCGACCATCGCCCGGGTGGGCGCCCCGACCGTGGGGCTGCTGCTGTCGGTGCGCACCGCAGAGGCCCGACGGCGAGGGGCACAGATGGCGGCCGGCGTGTCGTTCGGGCTCGGGCTGCTGCGCTCGACGGGAGCGCCGAAGCCGCAGACGCAGCCGGCGCAGCTGGTGAGCCGGGACGACGGCGCGCTGGACGAAGCGGATCGAACGGACGAAGCGCTGACCGCGCTCGTGGGTGAAGGAGCCGCCGTCCTGGTGACGGGGGTGGATCGGGGTCAAGCGACGGCGGCCGCCTCGTTCGCGCGGACGCACGAGATCCCGGTGCTGCTCCTGCATCCTCCCGATCCAGGCGCGGTGGTCGGCCCGTTCGTGTTCGTGGTGGGGGAAGAGCCAGGCCGGGTCTCGGAAGGCCTGACCGCGGCACTGGGAGCGCGCGGGGCGCGGCCTATCGCCCTGGTGGACGAAGCGTCGAACCTGGGCTCGGCGGCGCGCCCCTCGGGCGTCACGGTCGCGCTCTCCTGCGACGGCTCGATGGAGGAGCGGACGTTCCGGATGGCATCGGTGCGTGGCCTGGCCTTGAACGGGGACGTGGGCTGCGCGGAGCGCGCCCTGCAAGCGACGAACGGCCTGCGCCTGGAGGTCGCCTTCGGGCTGGAGGCAGCGTACGCAGCGACCCCGCACGCCATCCATGCGGTAGCGGGGCAGTTCCCGTTCGATGCCGACGCCGACGCCTTGATCGAATGGTCGCGGGTGCAGACCGGAGTCCCCGGCTGGTGGGCGGCGCTCGGGCGTGACGCAGCGCTGCTGGCGCAAGCTGGCGTGCTGGGCCTGCCGAACCGTGAGACGGAAGATCCAGGCGAAGTGAAAGCACGTCGGCGGTCGGTTCGAGATCGGCTCGCAGAGGCCAAGGCTTCGCTGTGGACGACGGCAGCACCCGGTTTCGGGGGAGCGCAGCGTTTGTCGCGCGAGCTGCAGACGCGGGAGACGACGGGCACGCAGCGCTGA
- a CDS encoding DUF2169 family type VI secretion system accessory protein produces MEVVSTCSLRVASLHWQPRVGMWALSFAVKATYHLAPGVCELAGQQDDPNEDDNYWNDDPSRSLYAPTDLVPFKVRGDVLLVGHAFAPHGEATRSLTARLVVGDVDKTVEVVCDRAWTLDGQLREGPRFARMPLRYERAGGGPDTTNPVGMRPDVADSYGAIAIPNLQPPGLHLARRGDLVPPVGFGPIAPTWPSRLDKLHQHASAFLQAGGRFGQPMPEGIDLRFFNAAPGDQQLDELRADTRIVLEHLHPQHARLVTALPGTAPVALVERPGAGPEEVRLVCDTLWIDTDRGTCSLVWRGQLSLDRPNPPGQVVVSLDGAGARAGWAAPVARPDQTRDDHPVFDGDLTYEAVVTDATVLPFSPAQAVRGRGIPSVASPVQPPRPRGVPGDPNVTAELPSPVRPSRPSRTAPPPPRPSSRGNAWAGMPAPQPPVPHVTPAPPPVPSSPGLVVPAPPPVPGLPLGVALTPPPAPPPAPLPAMVQPAPPPPPPPPPPRTIGEAAMTGAVGPGGAAAILERSSTAEVAPKPATPSAPARPVGRDATTLLWVDAAQADVILAEPRWTTLQALTPPKPIPELTEEAEADPLDFSLDEPESQEEGAETQEIQQRRLVQRVLARGDAVDGAGIEEALHGAIRPDGSLVPPLALVAGELSFPFDPWEALQATIAASAPYAADKRVKDALEGVAEVTKTPGVQRAPGVAEGLILRIRDAVAQVPSPAPAPGARPVGPAQFDAQVERMLVEQRAYQKRSVLGQTWIRSLLHTANAPEPVATYLPEALSKELPLSPRMRARLIAEVHPQQDPYEGSPTALKALAVARVVTVGSGRR; encoded by the coding sequence ATGGAGGTTGTCTCGACCTGTTCGCTCCGGGTCGCGTCGTTGCACTGGCAACCCCGCGTCGGAATGTGGGCCCTCTCGTTCGCCGTGAAGGCGACGTATCACCTCGCGCCAGGTGTCTGCGAGCTCGCAGGTCAGCAGGATGACCCGAACGAGGACGACAACTACTGGAACGACGATCCCTCGCGCAGCCTCTATGCGCCGACGGATCTCGTGCCGTTCAAGGTGCGCGGTGATGTCCTGCTCGTGGGCCATGCGTTCGCGCCGCACGGGGAAGCGACGCGATCGCTGACCGCGCGCCTCGTCGTGGGTGACGTGGACAAGACGGTGGAGGTCGTCTGTGACCGGGCCTGGACGCTCGATGGCCAGCTACGCGAAGGGCCTCGCTTCGCGCGGATGCCGCTGCGCTACGAGCGTGCGGGCGGTGGGCCGGACACCACGAACCCCGTCGGGATGAGGCCTGATGTCGCCGACAGCTACGGCGCCATTGCCATCCCCAACCTGCAGCCCCCTGGCCTGCACCTCGCGCGACGTGGCGATCTCGTTCCGCCGGTGGGGTTTGGTCCCATCGCGCCCACGTGGCCCTCGCGCCTCGACAAGCTCCACCAGCACGCTTCCGCGTTCTTGCAGGCCGGTGGGCGTTTCGGTCAGCCCATGCCCGAAGGCATCGACCTTCGGTTCTTCAACGCCGCGCCGGGTGACCAGCAGCTCGACGAGCTGCGTGCCGATACCCGGATCGTGCTCGAGCACCTGCATCCTCAGCATGCGCGGCTCGTCACGGCGCTCCCTGGCACTGCCCCCGTCGCCCTTGTGGAGCGCCCCGGCGCGGGCCCCGAAGAGGTGCGTCTCGTCTGCGATACGCTCTGGATCGACACCGATCGAGGCACCTGCTCGCTCGTGTGGCGAGGTCAGCTCTCCCTCGACCGCCCCAATCCTCCCGGTCAGGTCGTCGTCTCCCTCGATGGCGCCGGGGCGCGCGCCGGGTGGGCCGCTCCCGTGGCGCGACCCGATCAGACCCGCGATGATCATCCTGTTTTCGACGGTGACTTGACCTACGAGGCCGTCGTCACCGACGCGACGGTCCTCCCGTTCTCCCCGGCGCAGGCCGTCCGAGGCCGCGGCATCCCCAGCGTCGCCAGCCCCGTACAGCCCCCTCGTCCTCGCGGTGTTCCTGGTGATCCCAACGTGACGGCGGAGCTCCCTTCGCCCGTGCGCCCGTCGCGCCCCTCGCGCACCGCGCCGCCACCGCCGCGGCCTTCGTCTCGCGGCAATGCGTGGGCCGGCATGCCCGCGCCGCAGCCTCCGGTTCCCCATGTCACCCCGGCACCTCCCCCGGTGCCGAGCTCTCCTGGCCTCGTGGTCCCTGCGCCTCCGCCGGTCCCTGGGCTTCCCCTCGGTGTGGCCTTGACCCCGCCGCCTGCACCGCCTCCGGCGCCCCTTCCGGCGATGGTGCAGCCGGCGCCCCCGCCACCGCCTCCTCCGCCTCCCCCGCGGACCATCGGCGAGGCGGCGATGACGGGCGCGGTCGGCCCGGGTGGTGCTGCCGCGATCCTCGAGCGCTCTTCGACGGCCGAGGTGGCTCCCAAGCCGGCGACGCCGTCGGCGCCCGCCCGCCCCGTTGGCCGCGACGCGACCACGCTGCTCTGGGTCGATGCGGCGCAGGCCGACGTCATCCTCGCCGAGCCTCGCTGGACGACCTTGCAGGCCCTCACGCCGCCGAAACCGATCCCCGAGCTTACCGAGGAGGCGGAGGCTGATCCGCTCGACTTTTCCCTGGACGAGCCCGAGTCCCAGGAAGAAGGCGCCGAGACGCAGGAGATCCAGCAGCGGCGCCTGGTCCAGCGGGTCCTCGCGCGCGGCGACGCCGTCGATGGTGCCGGTATCGAGGAGGCCTTGCACGGCGCCATCCGCCCCGATGGCTCCCTGGTACCTCCGCTGGCCTTGGTCGCTGGTGAGCTGTCGTTTCCCTTCGATCCCTGGGAAGCCCTCCAGGCCACGATCGCTGCCTCGGCGCCTTACGCGGCCGACAAGCGGGTCAAGGACGCCCTCGAGGGCGTTGCCGAGGTGACGAAGACGCCGGGCGTTCAGCGGGCACCCGGCGTGGCGGAGGGTCTGATCCTGCGGATTCGTGACGCCGTCGCGCAGGTCCCGAGTCCAGCTCCCGCCCCTGGTGCACGACCGGTGGGCCCCGCTCAGTTCGACGCCCAGGTAGAACGGATGCTCGTGGAACAGCGCGCCTACCAGAAGCGCTCGGTGCTCGGTCAGACGTGGATCCGCAGTCTTTTGCACACGGCGAACGCTCCCGAGCCCGTCGCGACGTACCTGCCGGAAGCCCTGAGCAAGGAGCTTCCGCTTTCGCCGCGCATGCGGGCGCGACTGATCGCGGAGGTCCATCCACAACAGGATCCCTACGAGGGGAGCCCCACCGCGCTGAAGGCGCTGGCCGTGGCGCGTGTGGTCACGGTGGGCAGCGGGCGCCGCTGA
- a CDS encoding LysM peptidoglycan-binding domain-containing protein has protein sequence MARAGRVGDQALCLTDGRIGPGKEGSPDVLINGRAALRVCDPGEHHVGGSWEAAKGSTGVFFNGMPAHRLGDQTKHGDAQGQLTDASPNVFIGEMGGGASKSVPHDRSVTLEVTDGRQRQIQQAVARVTCPHKTYEDQTFTHRVVLTGLCDGASVTLVKSLQQGEWDAATTRGGTVSPSYALLNGGESAAATPAAGTTAGASAAAAPAAAAPPAAAAPAAGVSGAAAPPAAVIPGAAASPVAVAPSAAVAPSAAAPPAAVAPGAAASPVAVAPGAAATPASAAAATPAAAATPVSAAPPAAAATPSASPPVALPQASNLVSSAAPTSYTVQRGDTLSAIASRNNTTVAAIRQANPQITNPNQLSVGQQIKMPGAATPQAAPPATPQQPVQPGQQAVHAPAPSGTPGGESQVTVARPSTATTRVQLTTVHNWVETMYQAFGLTLPTGAKQVALLGVREASLGGTEANAAAGNNVETRNSRVAAMSTATKYDDLLYVVWTDNDAAATQKVEVFACTIDPGGTASSLGTPYLLEGKEYLCKPGHHIPKKYPGSDIALHIYTANYGKIKLAREVTKSYRIFRDVASAKTSNNWKFVNTEDNTTIHMHFGGTGANVGGWSVGCTVLQHQISSARYRRFQEIYRGASNKTRIPYLVVSSQYVRLYSEWVKKVDETPGQPIETKSIIVESALKSPRGKTGQYIPSIMTEAFANAILDLADSNSTNAVRAANLRNSLDASLFTLSI, from the coding sequence ATGGCACGCGCAGGCAGAGTCGGGGATCAGGCGTTGTGCCTGACGGACGGTCGGATCGGTCCCGGCAAAGAGGGCTCACCCGATGTCTTGATCAACGGGCGCGCAGCGCTGCGGGTCTGCGATCCCGGCGAGCACCACGTGGGCGGCTCATGGGAAGCGGCGAAGGGCAGCACGGGTGTCTTTTTCAACGGCATGCCGGCCCATCGACTCGGTGATCAGACCAAGCACGGGGACGCGCAAGGTCAGCTGACCGACGCCAGCCCCAACGTCTTCATCGGAGAGATGGGTGGAGGCGCCTCGAAGTCGGTCCCCCACGACCGGTCAGTGACCCTCGAAGTCACCGATGGCAGACAGCGCCAGATCCAGCAGGCCGTGGCCCGCGTCACCTGCCCGCACAAGACGTACGAAGACCAGACGTTCACGCACCGCGTCGTATTGACCGGACTCTGCGATGGCGCCTCGGTGACACTGGTGAAATCACTCCAGCAGGGAGAGTGGGACGCTGCGACCACCCGCGGAGGAACCGTCTCTCCCTCCTACGCCCTGCTGAACGGCGGCGAATCCGCAGCGGCGACCCCTGCTGCCGGAACGACGGCTGGAGCCTCTGCTGCCGCAGCGCCCGCAGCTGCCGCACCGCCCGCCGCAGCAGCACCTGCCGCTGGCGTCTCCGGGGCCGCAGCCCCACCTGCCGCGGTGATCCCTGGTGCAGCAGCCTCACCTGTCGCCGTCGCTCCAAGCGCAGCCGTCGCTCCGAGCGCAGCCGCCCCACCTGCCGCGGTAGCGCCGGGTGCGGCAGCCTCACCTGTCGCCGTCGCTCCGGGTGCAGCCGCGACGCCCGCCTCGGCAGCCGCCGCAACGCCTGCCGCAGCCGCGACGCCCGTCTCGGCGGCCCCCCCTGCCGCGGCGGCCACGCCCTCGGCCAGCCCCCCGGTCGCACTCCCTCAGGCCTCGAACCTCGTCTCGTCCGCCGCGCCCACCAGCTACACCGTCCAGCGAGGCGACACGCTCAGCGCCATCGCCTCGCGCAACAACACCACCGTCGCTGCCATCCGCCAGGCGAACCCGCAGATCACGAACCCCAACCAGCTCTCGGTCGGCCAGCAGATCAAGATGCCCGGCGCGGCCACGCCGCAGGCCGCACCTCCAGCGACCCCCCAGCAGCCGGTGCAGCCCGGGCAGCAAGCGGTCCACGCGCCTGCGCCCTCCGGCACCCCGGGCGGCGAGAGCCAGGTCACCGTCGCGCGCCCGAGCACGGCAACGACCCGTGTCCAGCTCACCACGGTCCACAACTGGGTCGAGACCATGTACCAGGCCTTCGGCCTGACGCTGCCCACGGGCGCGAAGCAGGTCGCACTGCTGGGCGTGCGCGAGGCTTCCCTCGGAGGCACCGAGGCCAACGCCGCGGCCGGCAACAACGTCGAGACGCGCAACAGCCGCGTCGCGGCCATGAGCACCGCGACCAAGTACGACGATCTCCTCTACGTCGTCTGGACCGACAACGACGCCGCCGCGACCCAGAAGGTCGAAGTCTTCGCGTGCACCATCGACCCCGGTGGCACGGCGAGCAGCCTCGGGACCCCCTACCTGCTCGAAGGCAAGGAGTACCTCTGCAAGCCGGGTCATCACATCCCCAAGAAGTATCCCGGGAGCGACATCGCGCTGCACATCTACACGGCCAACTACGGCAAGATCAAACTCGCCCGTGAGGTCACCAAGTCCTATCGAATCTTCCGCGACGTCGCGAGCGCCAAGACCTCGAACAACTGGAAGTTCGTCAACACCGAAGACAACACGACCATCCACATGCACTTCGGCGGCACGGGCGCGAACGTGGGCGGGTGGTCCGTCGGATGCACGGTGCTCCAGCACCAGATCTCCTCCGCACGGTACAGACGCTTCCAGGAGATCTACCGAGGCGCATCCAACAAGACGCGGATCCCCTACCTCGTGGTCTCCAGCCAGTACGTGCGCCTCTACTCCGAGTGGGTGAAGAAGGTCGACGAGACCCCAGGCCAGCCGATCGAGACGAAGAGCATCATCGTCGAGAGCGCGCTGAAATCGCCGCGAGGCAAGACCGGCCAGTACATCCCGTCGATCATGACCGAGGCCTTCGCCAACGCGATCCTCGATCTCGCCGACAGCAACAGCACCAACGCCGTCCGCGCGGCCAACCTGCGCAACTCCCTCGACGCCTCGCTGTTCACGCTCTCGATCTAG
- a CDS encoding aminotransferase class V-fold PLP-dependent enzyme, whose product MRQPAFPVAPPLAVRDHWLLDPAIAFLNHGSFGACPRPVLDAQSRFREQMEREPVRFFTRELEPLLDGVLSALAAFLGADPEELALVPNATAGVNTVLRSLELGPGDELLTTDHAYNACRNALDDAARRAGARVVVAPVPFPVKTADEVIEAVLRATSPRTRFALIDHVTSPTGLVLPVAPVVAALSRRGVEVLVDGAHAPGMVPLDVHALGAAYYTGNCHKWMCAPKGAAFLHVERSRRHRIRPLVISHGANATRQDRSRFRLEFDWTGTFDPTPFLCIPEAIRFMASLGPGGGGWSALMKHNRAMAMAARAIMATKLGCALPCPEEMLGALAALPLPPRRDAVEEGALIDPLQTALLETYGVEVPIVPWPAPSGRLVRISAQIYNQQQEYERLIDALERLLRGAGSSESVRSQ is encoded by the coding sequence ATGCGTCAGCCAGCGTTTCCGGTCGCACCGCCCCTTGCCGTGCGAGATCACTGGTTGCTCGATCCCGCGATCGCCTTTCTCAACCACGGCTCGTTCGGAGCGTGTCCACGCCCCGTGCTCGACGCACAATCGCGTTTCCGCGAGCAGATGGAGCGGGAGCCCGTGCGGTTCTTCACGCGCGAGCTGGAGCCACTGCTCGATGGCGTGCTGAGCGCGCTGGCAGCGTTCCTCGGAGCCGACCCCGAGGAACTCGCCCTCGTCCCCAATGCGACGGCTGGCGTGAACACGGTGCTCCGCTCGCTCGAGCTGGGCCCAGGAGACGAGCTGCTCACGACCGACCACGCCTACAACGCTTGCCGCAACGCCCTCGACGACGCGGCGCGGAGGGCAGGCGCTCGGGTGGTCGTCGCCCCGGTCCCCTTCCCCGTGAAAACGGCAGACGAGGTGATCGAGGCCGTGCTCCGCGCGACGAGTCCCCGGACCCGGTTCGCGCTCATCGACCACGTCACGAGTCCGACGGGACTGGTGCTCCCGGTCGCCCCGGTCGTCGCCGCGCTGTCACGACGGGGGGTGGAGGTGCTCGTCGACGGCGCCCATGCACCGGGGATGGTCCCGCTCGATGTGCACGCACTCGGTGCGGCTTACTATACGGGCAACTGCCACAAGTGGATGTGCGCTCCCAAAGGTGCAGCATTCCTTCATGTCGAGCGCTCCAGACGGCATCGGATTCGCCCCCTGGTCATCAGCCATGGTGCGAATGCGACACGCCAGGATCGATCGCGCTTCCGCCTGGAGTTCGACTGGACGGGCACCTTCGATCCGACCCCCTTCCTGTGCATCCCCGAAGCGATTCGATTCATGGCGAGCCTCGGACCGGGTGGTGGTGGGTGGAGCGCCCTGATGAAACACAACCGCGCCATGGCCATGGCTGCACGGGCGATCATGGCAACGAAGCTTGGCTGTGCGCTGCCCTGTCCCGAGGAGATGCTCGGCGCACTGGCCGCCCTCCCCTTGCCACCTCGGCGGGACGCCGTGGAGGAAGGAGCGCTGATCGACCCCCTCCAGACCGCGCTGCTCGAGACGTACGGGGTCGAGGTGCCCATCGTCCCGTGGCCAGCCCCGAGCGGACGCCTCGTACGGATCTCGGCTCAGATCTACAATCAGCAGCAGGAGTACGAGCGCCTGATCGACGCTCTGGAGAGGCTGCTCCGCGGCGCCGGGTCTTCTGAATCCGTCCGTTCACAGTGA
- a CDS encoding cytochrome-c peroxidase: protein MRRRLVYPHLGIGLLALGVVTSAALGCSGEGLTPPPTGSSVAMTANPPPPISGGTLLVTADGRTAVAGDPDRHGIWLVDLEREAVNFLPVGELEEPGRVVEGALGRAHVALRRGGAVLTLDLESRSIVDRRDVCVAPSGMAYDAASDTLHVACMGGELIAMPAAGGAATRKLRLDRDLRDVVVDGDRLLVTMFRSAETLVVDASGEVLERRQLPAFVSNGGSGLTYVPSVAWRMASVPGGGALVVHQRAQSSPVVVNPGQFYYGNPDCDGNIVHTTVSLLGSAQEAGDEKLAAAAPAIPMVGLPVDVAVSRSGEAIAVVGAGNDRLVITTRSTIVDDSGWGSCMPGTLDEPMPGQPVAVAFKGEGEELLVQLREPAGLVFWRGGNQRTLSFPGASVRDTGHEMFHRPPATFAAMSCASCHPQGHEDGHTWNFDPIGLRRTQALGGGILQTAPLHWDGDMEDLEHLMGEVLVGRMAGNTPSMRQERLMARFLDSIPAFPASPPEDPGAVLRGEALFKSEAVGCASCHSGSMLTNNRNESVGRDETLQVPTLIGLSGRAPFMHDGCAATLHDRFDPACGGSQHGDVSRLTQDELDDLVVYLESL, encoded by the coding sequence ATGCGCCGCAGACTTGTCTATCCGCATCTCGGAATCGGGCTCCTCGCGTTGGGCGTCGTCACCTCGGCCGCCCTGGGTTGCTCAGGAGAAGGTCTCACGCCTCCCCCCACGGGGAGCAGCGTCGCGATGACGGCGAACCCGCCGCCCCCCATCAGCGGTGGGACGCTGCTCGTGACGGCGGATGGGCGCACCGCCGTGGCAGGCGATCCCGATCGGCATGGAATCTGGCTGGTCGACCTGGAGCGGGAGGCGGTGAACTTCCTCCCCGTCGGAGAGCTCGAAGAGCCGGGTCGCGTCGTGGAGGGGGCTCTGGGGCGAGCGCACGTCGCCCTGCGCCGCGGTGGAGCGGTCCTCACGCTCGATCTGGAGAGCCGCTCGATCGTGGACCGCCGTGACGTCTGCGTGGCACCGAGCGGGATGGCGTACGACGCCGCGAGCGACACCCTGCACGTCGCCTGCATGGGCGGCGAGCTGATCGCCATGCCGGCAGCTGGAGGCGCGGCGACGCGAAAGCTGCGCCTCGACCGGGATCTGCGGGACGTGGTGGTCGATGGAGACCGGCTCCTGGTGACCATGTTCCGGTCCGCCGAGACGCTGGTCGTGGACGCCAGTGGCGAAGTGCTGGAGCGGCGTCAGCTGCCGGCGTTCGTCTCCAACGGGGGCTCGGGGTTGACCTACGTGCCCTCGGTCGCGTGGCGAATGGCCTCTGTGCCCGGCGGCGGCGCGCTGGTCGTTCATCAGCGGGCGCAGTCCTCGCCCGTGGTGGTGAATCCGGGGCAGTTCTATTACGGAAACCCCGACTGTGACGGCAACATCGTCCACACGACGGTGAGCTTGCTGGGGTCGGCGCAAGAGGCGGGGGACGAGAAGCTGGCGGCGGCCGCGCCCGCAATCCCGATGGTGGGGTTGCCCGTCGACGTGGCGGTGTCGCGCTCCGGTGAGGCGATCGCCGTGGTCGGCGCCGGGAACGACAGGCTGGTGATCACGACACGCTCGACGATCGTGGACGACTCTGGCTGGGGGAGCTGCATGCCGGGCACCCTGGATGAGCCCATGCCAGGGCAGCCGGTCGCGGTGGCATTCAAGGGCGAAGGAGAGGAGCTGCTCGTGCAGCTCCGGGAGCCAGCGGGGCTGGTCTTCTGGCGAGGAGGAAACCAGCGCACGCTGTCGTTCCCCGGAGCCAGCGTGCGCGACACGGGCCACGAGATGTTCCATCGGCCGCCGGCCACCTTCGCGGCCATGTCCTGCGCTTCGTGTCACCCCCAAGGACACGAGGACGGCCACACCTGGAACTTCGATCCCATCGGCCTCCGGCGAACGCAGGCGCTCGGTGGCGGGATCCTCCAGACAGCCCCACTCCACTGGGATGGGGACATGGAGGACCTGGAGCACCTGATGGGCGAAGTGCTCGTGGGCCGGATGGCAGGGAACACGCCCAGCATGCGGCAAGAACGCCTGATGGCGCGCTTCCTGGACAGCATCCCCGCCTTCCCCGCCTCGCCGCCGGAAGATCCGGGGGCGGTGCTCCGCGGAGAAGCCCTCTTCAAGAGCGAGGCGGTCGGCTGTGCCAGCTGCCACTCGGGGTCGATGCTCACGAACAACCGCAACGAGAGCGTGGGCAGAGACGAGACGCTGCAGGTGCCGACGCTCATCGGCCTGAGTGGGCGAGCACCGTTCATGCACGACGGCTGCGCGGCGACCCTGCATGATCGCTTCGATCCCGCGTGCGGTGGGTCGCAGCACGGGGATGTCTCCCGGTTGACGCAGGACGAGCTGGACGATCTCGTCGTCTACCTCGAGTCCCTGTAG
- a CDS encoding CdaR family protein, translating into MNQGVRGILRSAFLENLGLKAMSLAFALGFYAFIHGAENAQRTFSVSVVSVMPKEELNRQLMTQLPTEVAVTLSGSRTQLDDLRADDLGTLQLDLRTGRVPYVELDQSMFHVPEGLTAEQIYPPRIELRWDDVITRVIPVQVSRTGELPTGFEVKEKIAVEPMSVKARGPQSIVEVMQYARTEAFDVTGLTTGTYDRTLALDRPPKLVVYDADSVKATLEVTREMVTRSFDRKVEVVGLPRARTTPASVTVRITGTTEEVNALAPEAVVPLVELKGTTVDTAQPGSAFLDVVVDVGSLRVEVSPPRVLVKW; encoded by the coding sequence GTGAACCAGGGCGTTCGCGGCATCCTTCGCTCCGCCTTCCTGGAGAACCTCGGGTTGAAGGCGATGTCCCTCGCGTTCGCGCTGGGATTTTACGCCTTCATCCACGGTGCGGAGAACGCGCAGCGGACCTTCTCGGTCAGCGTCGTCTCCGTCATGCCCAAGGAAGAGCTGAACCGTCAGCTCATGACCCAGCTTCCGACGGAGGTCGCCGTCACGTTGAGCGGCTCGCGCACCCAGCTCGACGATCTTCGCGCTGATGACCTCGGCACCTTGCAGCTCGATCTGCGGACCGGCCGCGTCCCCTACGTGGAGCTCGATCAGTCCATGTTCCACGTGCCCGAGGGGCTCACGGCCGAGCAGATCTATCCTCCGCGCATCGAGCTTCGGTGGGACGACGTGATCACCCGCGTCATTCCAGTGCAGGTCTCCCGGACTGGCGAGCTGCCGACGGGCTTCGAGGTGAAGGAGAAGATCGCCGTCGAGCCGATGTCGGTGAAGGCGCGAGGGCCCCAGTCCATCGTCGAGGTCATGCAGTACGCGCGGACCGAGGCCTTCGACGTGACAGGTCTCACCACGGGGACCTACGATCGTACCTTGGCGCTGGATCGTCCGCCGAAGCTGGTCGTCTATGATGCCGACAGCGTGAAGGCGACGCTGGAAGTGACCCGCGAGATGGTCACCCGATCGTTCGATCGCAAGGTCGAGGTGGTCGGGCTCCCGCGAGCGCGCACCACGCCCGCCTCGGTCACCGTGCGCATCACCGGCACCACCGAGGAGGTGAACGCGCTGGCCCCGGAAGCCGTCGTCCCTCTCGTCGAGCTCAAGGGTACGACCGTCGACACCGCCCAACCTGGCAGCGCGTTCCTCGACGTGGTGGTGGATGTCGGATCGCTCCGTGTCGAAGTCAGCCCGCCGCGCGTGCTCGTGAAGTGGTGA